In Gossypium arboreum isolate Shixiya-1 chromosome 5, ASM2569848v2, whole genome shotgun sequence, a single genomic region encodes these proteins:
- the LOC108452912 gene encoding xylulose kinase 2, with product MGDLSLPNDALFLGFDSSTQSLKATVLDSNLVIVASEMIHFDSDLPHYKTKDGVYRDANVNGRIVSPTIMWVEALDLIFQRLSKSNLDFGKIAAVSGSGQQHGSVYWNKGSSALLSSLDPKKPLVDQLRDAFSVKESPIWMDCSTTAQCREIEKAVGGALELSKITGSRAHERYTGPQIRKIFETQQETYENTERISLVSSFMACLFLGAYACIDTTDGAGMNLMDIKQRAWSKAALEATAPGLEEKLGKLAPAHAVAGSIASYFVERYKFNKNCLVVQWSGDNPNSLAGLTLNTPGDLAISLGTSDTVFGITKDPQPGLEGHVFPNPVDIEGYMVMLVYKNGSLTREDVRNCYAEKSWDVFNKFLEQTPPLNGGKIGFYYKDHEILPPMPVGFHRYILQNFNGETLDGLNLQEVQEFDPPSEVRALIEGQFLSMRAHAERFGMPSPPKRIIATGGASANKSILSSIASIFGCDIYTVQRPDSASLGAALRAAHGWLCNKRGSFVPISCMYKDLDKTSLSCKLSMAAEDQKLVSKYALLMKKRMELENNLVKKLGRY from the exons ATGGGGGATTTATCTCTTCCTAATGACGCCCTCTTCCTTGGATTTGATAGTTCTACTCA GTCGTTGAAGGCAACTGTTTTGGACTCCAATCTCGTTATTGTTGCTTCAGAGATGATCCACTTTGACTCTGATTTGCCTCATTATAAGACCAAGGATGGTGTTTACAGAGACGCTAATGTTAATGGCAGAATTGTTTCACCCACCATAATGTGGGTGGAGGCTTTGGATCTTATTTTTCAAAGGCTTTCTAAATCAAATTTGGATTTTGGGAAGATTGCTGCCGTTTCTGGTAGTGGACAGCAACATGGCAGTGTTTATTGGAACAAAGGTAGTTCTGCATTGTTATCATCATTGGACCCCAAGAAGCCATTAGTTGATCAGCTCCGCGATGCCTTTTCTGTTAAGGAATCACCGATATGGATGGACTGCAGCACAACTGCTCAGTGTAGAGAAATAGAGAAAGCTGTCGGTGGTGCATTGGAGTTGTCTAAAATTACTGGTTCTCGTGCTCATGAGAGATATacaggaccacaaattcggaaGATATTTGAGACACAACAAGAAACTTATGAGAACACTGAGAGGATCTCTCTTGTTAGCTCTTTCATGGCTTGTCTATTCTTAGGGGCTTATGCTTGTATTGATACAACTGATGGTGCAGGGATGAACTTGATGGATATAAAGCAAAGGGCTTGGTCTAAAGCTGCATTGGAG GCTACAGCTCCAGGTTTGGAGGAAAAGCTTGGAAAGCTAGCTCCTGCACATGCTGTTGCTGGTTCTATAGCATCCTATTTTGTGGAGAG GTATAAGTTCAATAAGAATTGCTTGGTGGTTCAGTGGTCTGGAGACAATCCTAACAGTTTAGCAG GTTTAACTCTAAACACCCCTGGGGATCTAGCAATCAGTTTGGGCACCAGTGACACT GTCTTTGGAATCACCAAGGATCCTCAACCTGGTTTAGAAGGGCATGTTTTCCCGAATCCTGTTGATATTGAAGGCTACATGGTAATGTTGGTCTACAAAAATGGGTCTTTGACACGTGAAG ATGTACGTAATTGCTATGCTGAGAAATCTTGGGATGTTTTTAACAAATTTCTCGAGCAAACTCCTCCACTAAATG GTGGGAAGATTGGTTTCTATTACAAGGACCATGAGATTCTTCCTCCAATGCCTG TTGGCTTCCACCGCTACATTCTTCAAAATTTCAATGGTGAAACTCTGGATGGCTTGAATTTACAAGAAGTCCAAGAATTTGATCCTCCTTCCGAG GTTCGCGCCTTGATTGAGGGACAATTTCTGTCGATGCGTGCTCATGCAGAAAGGTTCGGAATGCCTTCTCCTCCAAAACGAATCATTGCTACTGGTGGGGCATCAGCAAATAAAAGCATTCTCAGCTCAATTGCATCAATCTTTGGCTGTGATATATATACGGTTCAAAGACCTG ATTCAGCATCTCTGGGAGCTGCATTGAGGGCTGCTCATGGTTGGTTGTGCAACAAAAGGGGCAGTTTTGTGCCGATATCTTGTATGTACAAGGATTTAGACAAGACATCCCTGAGCTGCAAGCTCTCGATGGCTGCTGAAGACCAGAAACTGGTTTCCAAGTATGCTTTATTGATGAAGAAGAGAATGGAACTAGAGAATAACCTTGTCAAAAAGTTGGGACGGTACTAG